A window of the Corynebacterium minutissimum genome harbors these coding sequences:
- a CDS encoding 4-(cytidine 5'-diphospho)-2-C-methyl-D-erythritol kinase, whose translation MSQPLAPSSQLWQARAHAKVNLHLGVGEAREDGFHELATVFQALDVHDVVSYRWSEDTTVEVTGRHAQGVPATTDNLAWRAVELVAQRLMLPATGILTMEKNIPAAGGMAGGSADAAAALLLANHALSTEFSREPVTEEKLVELAAELGSDVPFTLMGGTALGRGRGELLTSMMSRGLYIWAIITNAEGLSTPTVFRKLDELRAAGRGSSPHLDTEAVGQALISGDPRELAAALHNDLQPAALSLRPDLRKILDTGESAGALKGIVSGSGPTCAFLCEDEETACEVVAQVCADNRGTRGLVTTGPASGATLV comes from the coding sequence ATGAGCCAGCCACTCGCGCCGTCCTCACAGTTGTGGCAGGCCCGCGCACACGCCAAAGTCAATCTGCATCTTGGCGTCGGTGAAGCCCGCGAGGATGGATTCCACGAGCTCGCCACGGTTTTTCAGGCTCTCGACGTCCATGATGTCGTCAGCTATCGCTGGTCTGAGGACACCACGGTGGAGGTCACCGGCCGTCACGCACAAGGCGTGCCCGCCACGACAGATAACCTGGCTTGGCGTGCTGTGGAGCTGGTCGCCCAACGCCTCATGCTCCCAGCGACGGGCATCCTAACTATGGAGAAGAACATCCCGGCTGCCGGTGGCATGGCCGGCGGTTCGGCCGATGCCGCCGCAGCCTTGCTCCTTGCCAACCATGCATTAAGCACCGAATTCTCCCGTGAACCTGTAACCGAGGAGAAGCTTGTTGAGCTCGCTGCGGAATTGGGCTCCGACGTCCCCTTCACACTTATGGGTGGCACCGCTTTGGGGCGGGGGCGCGGTGAACTGCTTACTTCGATGATGTCGCGTGGCCTCTACATCTGGGCCATCATCACCAATGCTGAGGGACTGTCCACCCCAACGGTCTTCCGCAAGCTCGATGAGCTTCGCGCGGCTGGCCGCGGAAGCTCCCCGCACCTCGACACCGAGGCGGTTGGCCAAGCGCTCATTAGTGGCGATCCGCGTGAACTTGCCGCCGCCCTGCACAATGACCTTCAGCCGGCCGCGCTGTCCCTGCGCCCAGACCTGCGCAAAATCCTCGATACCGGCGAGTCCGCCGGTGCTCTCAAGGGGATTGTCTCTGGCTCTGGCCCTACCTGTGCTTTCCTCTGTGAGGATGAGGAGACAGCCTGTGAAGTCGTGGCTCAAGTCTGTGCCGATAACCGCGGCACCCGCGGCCTGGTGACAACCGGCCCAGCTAGCGGCGCCACGCTGGTCTAA
- a CDS encoding AEC family transporter, translated as MLDVLTGFAIIFVVIAVGFVLAHKGVIGKGEARLQFNRVAFWAATPALIFSSVAQSDTSAFASPVVAVIAVASVATMGVYGLLSMFFFRRSGAETMAGAAASSYYNSVNIGLPIATYVIGDATFVVPALVLQMAVLSPFIIAGLNAQGTNLRSIMTSVMSGVTAPVVIAAVLGFIVSAVGWTVPDVIMAPMEILGGASIPMILMSFGASLKGDSLLNNDRLPTIVATALKLIGMPAIALVAGLTFGLSGNELYAALILAALPTAQNVYNYAATYRVGETVARDTVFLTTFLSLPAMLGIAALFG; from the coding sequence GTGCTAGATGTCCTAACGGGCTTTGCGATTATCTTCGTGGTTATCGCTGTGGGCTTCGTACTGGCACACAAAGGTGTCATCGGTAAAGGCGAAGCCCGCTTACAGTTCAACCGTGTCGCTTTCTGGGCGGCAACGCCCGCACTGATTTTCTCCAGCGTGGCGCAGTCCGATACCTCAGCATTTGCCTCGCCCGTTGTGGCAGTTATCGCTGTCGCGTCGGTGGCGACAATGGGCGTCTACGGCCTTCTGAGCATGTTCTTCTTTCGCCGCAGCGGCGCGGAAACCATGGCGGGTGCGGCGGCTTCGAGCTACTACAATTCCGTCAACATTGGCCTGCCCATCGCCACCTATGTCATTGGTGATGCCACGTTCGTAGTGCCCGCCCTAGTACTGCAGATGGCGGTGCTTTCGCCTTTTATTATCGCTGGTCTCAATGCGCAGGGAACGAACCTGCGCTCCATCATGACATCGGTGATGTCAGGCGTTACCGCACCCGTGGTCATCGCTGCGGTACTGGGATTCATCGTGTCTGCTGTCGGGTGGACGGTACCGGATGTCATCATGGCCCCAATGGAAATCCTTGGAGGAGCCTCCATCCCCATGATCCTCATGAGCTTCGGTGCTTCCCTGAAGGGTGATTCGTTGCTCAACAACGATCGCCTGCCCACCATCGTGGCAACGGCACTCAAGCTCATTGGCATGCCGGCCATCGCCCTCGTCGCAGGTTTAACCTTCGGGCTCAGCGGCAACGAGCTCTACGCAGCGCTGATTTTGGCGGCGCTTCCCACCGCGCAGAATGTCTACAACTACGCGGCGACCTACCGGGTGGGAGAAACCGTAGCGCGCGATACGGTTTTCCTCACCACGTTCCTCTCTTTACCCGCCATGCTCGGCATTGCCGCGCTTTTCGGCTAA
- a CDS encoding acyltransferase family protein has product MRKAQLTKAREEAEDNKPRRRRHIPRAVTPQRPVTAEPPTKAQSAAAKDTATPAATAKEATALPEPQPAKEAPDAEISRALARRSQPVGTPTERQLKPTKATRDQRRATARVNADDGTTDVLAVPKESATVKQQRRARLRQVPGLDGLRGLAVVAVVIYHFFGNLLPGGYLGVDMFFVLSGFLITSLLIRELNVTGRISLTDFWIRRFRRILPAALVVLCLCTAVVSAIGGDLAVGIREQFLGTLFFVNNWTQIATSQTYFAPNEVQVFAHYWSLAVEEQFYLIWPLLMTGVFAVSRRKPTRLPIAVALVLATASALAMAFLFTPGDDPTRVYYGTDTHAFGLLVGALLSFMLTSTSNEAGADSWASTSKGVLASTVGTLALLAYLAQLVWMGADREFTYRGGLVLTSVLGAAMIWSVVRETGPLTWLFRTRVMRWLGQRSFSLYLWHWPIIMILVAVSDAPSWALGILALPLSFVLAEVTYQFVENPFRRGGYVKTWHDYWAARPTLHEIKVGFGKAMWPVVPALVVLSALGVVYGVATSEDKTELERELERMAQANEQAAASAPAQPTDKPKEKRSLPTGAEITALGDSVMLASSDALMERFPGILIDAAVSRQYSEAIDSLRALKDSGQLRSTVFLGLGTNGAADAGRLDELLDIVGPERTVVFAVPYGDRDWMGQARSEIVQAASQRENVYLADWCGTAQENPALMYDDGVHPLPEGANLYAESFEETLEQYANGDTSLETACEA; this is encoded by the coding sequence GTGCGGAAGGCACAGCTCACCAAGGCCCGCGAGGAGGCTGAGGACAATAAACCCCGCCGACGCCGCCACATCCCACGGGCGGTCACACCCCAGCGCCCTGTCACTGCCGAACCCCCTACTAAAGCTCAGTCCGCTGCAGCGAAAGACACGGCAACGCCTGCAGCAACTGCGAAGGAAGCAACAGCACTTCCCGAACCGCAACCGGCTAAGGAAGCACCCGACGCGGAGATTTCACGTGCACTAGCACGCCGCTCTCAGCCCGTCGGGACGCCTACTGAAAGGCAACTCAAGCCCACCAAAGCTACTCGCGATCAGCGCCGTGCTACTGCCCGTGTGAACGCTGACGACGGTACTACCGACGTGCTGGCGGTGCCGAAAGAATCCGCGACCGTCAAGCAGCAGCGGCGCGCCCGCTTGCGCCAAGTTCCGGGGCTTGATGGTCTGCGCGGCCTTGCAGTGGTAGCCGTGGTGATTTACCACTTTTTCGGTAATCTGCTGCCCGGCGGCTACCTGGGCGTGGACATGTTCTTTGTCCTCTCTGGATTCCTCATCACGTCACTGTTGATTCGCGAACTCAACGTTACTGGGCGCATTAGCCTCACAGATTTTTGGATAAGGCGCTTTCGGCGAATTCTTCCTGCCGCGCTTGTGGTGCTGTGTCTGTGTACCGCGGTGGTTTCGGCCATTGGGGGTGACCTTGCTGTTGGCATCCGAGAGCAATTCCTCGGCACCCTGTTCTTCGTCAACAACTGGACTCAGATCGCCACCAGCCAAACCTACTTCGCGCCCAACGAAGTGCAGGTCTTTGCCCATTATTGGTCGCTCGCGGTGGAGGAGCAGTTCTACCTCATCTGGCCGCTGCTCATGACAGGCGTCTTCGCTGTTTCGCGCCGTAAGCCTACACGCCTGCCCATCGCGGTGGCACTGGTGCTTGCGACGGCGTCCGCCCTGGCCATGGCTTTTCTCTTCACACCGGGCGACGATCCCACTCGCGTGTACTACGGCACTGATACCCACGCCTTCGGCCTACTGGTCGGTGCACTTTTATCCTTCATGCTCACCTCGACGTCGAATGAGGCTGGGGCGGACTCGTGGGCGTCGACAAGCAAAGGCGTCCTTGCCAGTACCGTTGGAACCCTAGCTTTGCTCGCCTACCTTGCACAGCTGGTGTGGATGGGTGCGGACCGCGAGTTCACCTACCGCGGTGGCCTAGTTCTCACCAGCGTGCTGGGTGCTGCGATGATCTGGTCCGTTGTGCGCGAAACCGGTCCCCTGACGTGGCTGTTCCGTACACGCGTCATGCGCTGGCTGGGCCAGCGGTCCTTCTCGCTGTACTTGTGGCACTGGCCCATCATCATGATTCTCGTCGCCGTATCCGACGCGCCGTCGTGGGCACTGGGCATTCTCGCCCTGCCGCTTTCTTTCGTTCTGGCGGAAGTGACGTACCAATTTGTAGAGAACCCCTTCCGCCGCGGCGGCTACGTCAAGACGTGGCACGACTACTGGGCTGCCCGCCCCACCTTGCATGAGATAAAAGTGGGCTTTGGCAAAGCCATGTGGCCTGTTGTGCCAGCACTCGTTGTGCTCTCTGCCCTTGGCGTGGTCTATGGTGTGGCGACCTCTGAGGATAAAACGGAGCTCGAGCGCGAACTGGAGCGCATGGCGCAAGCCAATGAGCAGGCGGCAGCGTCAGCGCCTGCTCAGCCTACTGACAAGCCGAAGGAGAAGCGCTCCCTGCCCACCGGAGCAGAGATTACTGCGTTGGGTGATTCCGTCATGCTCGCGTCTTCCGATGCCCTCATGGAGCGATTCCCTGGCATCCTCATTGATGCTGCGGTCTCCCGCCAATACTCTGAGGCCATTGATTCGCTGCGCGCTCTGAAGGATTCTGGGCAACTGCGCTCAACGGTCTTCTTGGGGCTCGGAACCAATGGCGCTGCAGATGCGGGACGCTTGGATGAGTTGCTCGACATTGTGGGCCCTGAGCGCACCGTGGTCTTCGCTGTGCCCTATGGCGACCGTGATTGGATGGGCCAAGCACGCTCAGAGATCGTGCAAGCAGCATCGCAGCGCGAGAACGTGTACCTGGCGGATTGGTGCGGCACTGCCCAGGAGAACCCTGCGCTGATGTACGACGACGGCGTGCATCCACTGCCCGAAGGCGCGAACCTCTACGCCGAATCCTTCGAAGAGACCCTTGAGCAGTACGCCAACGGCGACACGTCTCTCGAGACCGCGTGCGAAGCTTGA
- a CDS encoding ABC-F family ATP-binding cassette domain-containing protein, with the protein MANLINLENVTKSFGLKTLLNGVSLGVQTGDRIGIVGVNGGGKTTLLEVLTGIEPPDSGRVSHNSDLRMAVVTQRFEVDESLTISQVIIEPLGLETFEWASNAKVRDVLGGLGIVDLGLDTQVGSLSGGERRRVNLAAALVQDLDAVVLDEPTNHLDVEGVQWLANHLLSRKLAVIVVTHDRWFLDTVATTTWEVHDGVVDAYEGGYNDWTFARAERARQADAIDQRRQNLARKELAWLRRGAPARTSKPRYRIEAAEAIIADVPAPRDKVELMAFSKQRQGRVVIELEDAKITTPDGRTLVDHLTWRLAPGERIGLVGVNGSGKTTLLRALAGEVELAAGKRIEGKTVRLGWLRQELDDLDPERRLLDAVEDVATYVQLGKKELSASQLAERLGFSAKRQRTPVGDLSGGERRRLQLTRVLMAEPNVLLLDEPTNDLDIDTLQELESLLDSWPGTMVVISHDRYLIERIADNTYALFGDGKLTNLPGGIEEYLRRRQQMEAAASRGVIDLGEKSSTAGSDTGGASTDTTVSENAAPVKRLSSQEERELTKKMNALERKMAKLDEKTSQLNQHMADAAEKMASGEGDSAELSRLDSDLKAVAAEREELEMEWLELGEQLEG; encoded by the coding sequence ATGGCGAACCTCATCAACCTCGAAAACGTAACCAAATCTTTTGGTCTCAAGACCCTTCTCAACGGGGTCTCCCTTGGTGTCCAAACCGGCGACCGGATTGGCATCGTCGGTGTTAACGGTGGCGGCAAGACCACGTTGCTGGAGGTCCTTACCGGCATCGAGCCGCCGGACTCGGGCCGCGTATCTCATAACTCGGACTTGCGTATGGCTGTGGTGACGCAGCGTTTTGAGGTCGACGAGTCGCTCACCATTTCCCAGGTCATTATCGAGCCGCTGGGTTTGGAGACCTTTGAGTGGGCCTCCAATGCCAAAGTGCGCGATGTCTTGGGCGGTTTGGGAATTGTTGACCTAGGCCTCGACACGCAGGTGGGTTCACTATCTGGTGGTGAGCGCCGACGCGTCAACCTGGCCGCAGCGCTCGTGCAGGATCTCGACGCCGTGGTGCTCGATGAGCCCACCAACCACTTGGACGTGGAAGGTGTGCAGTGGCTGGCCAATCATCTGCTGTCCCGCAAACTGGCGGTTATCGTCGTGACGCACGACCGCTGGTTCCTCGATACCGTGGCCACTACGACCTGGGAGGTGCACGACGGCGTTGTTGATGCTTATGAAGGCGGCTACAACGACTGGACTTTCGCCCGAGCTGAACGTGCCCGCCAAGCCGATGCCATCGACCAGCGCCGTCAGAACTTAGCGCGTAAGGAGCTGGCGTGGTTGCGCCGCGGTGCACCTGCCCGCACGTCCAAACCGCGCTACCGAATCGAGGCCGCCGAGGCGATCATCGCGGACGTCCCAGCCCCGCGCGACAAGGTCGAGCTCATGGCCTTCTCCAAGCAGCGCCAAGGCCGCGTCGTTATTGAGCTCGAGGACGCAAAGATTACGACGCCGGATGGCCGCACGCTGGTAGATCACCTCACCTGGAGGCTAGCGCCAGGTGAGCGCATCGGCCTCGTTGGCGTCAACGGTTCTGGAAAGACCACGCTCCTGCGCGCTCTTGCCGGCGAGGTGGAACTGGCAGCCGGCAAGCGCATTGAGGGAAAGACCGTGCGTCTGGGGTGGTTGCGTCAGGAGCTTGATGATTTGGATCCGGAGCGCAGGCTTCTCGACGCCGTCGAGGACGTCGCCACCTATGTCCAGTTGGGCAAGAAGGAGCTGTCTGCCTCCCAGTTGGCCGAACGTCTAGGCTTTTCGGCCAAGCGCCAGCGCACTCCGGTAGGCGATCTCTCTGGTGGTGAGCGCCGCCGCCTGCAGCTGACTCGTGTTCTCATGGCAGAACCAAACGTGCTGCTTCTCGACGAGCCCACAAACGACCTCGATATCGACACCCTCCAAGAACTGGAGTCCCTCCTGGATTCCTGGCCGGGCACCATGGTGGTCATTTCGCACGATCGCTACCTCATTGAGCGCATTGCGGATAACACCTATGCCTTGTTCGGAGATGGCAAACTCACCAACCTGCCGGGCGGAATCGAGGAATATCTTCGCCGCCGTCAGCAGATGGAGGCGGCTGCTTCCCGCGGTGTTATTGACCTGGGCGAGAAGTCCTCGACTGCTGGCTCGGACACAGGTGGTGCCTCGACTGATACGACTGTGTCTGAGAACGCAGCCCCAGTCAAGCGCTTGAGCTCTCAAGAAGAACGCGAGCTGACTAAGAAGATGAACGCGCTGGAGCGCAAAATGGCCAAGCTCGATGAGAAGACCTCACAGCTCAACCAGCACATGGCCGATGCAGCCGAGAAGATGGCCTCCGGTGAAGGCGACTCTGCAGAGCTCTCCCGACTAGATTCTGATCTCAAGGCTGTGGCCGCCGAGCGCGAAGAGTTAGAGATGGAATGGCTGGAGCTGGGGGAGCAGCTCGAGGGGTAG
- a CDS encoding putative quinol monooxygenase has translation MILINVQFHVKPEYAETFLDEIDWYTKACQAEPGCIDFKWFRDPEDKQRFLLLESYKDGTDVDHVNTEHFKRSCEELPKYLVETPDIINTHIDGKTEWDKMSEFSVD, from the coding sequence ATGATTTTGATCAACGTACAGTTCCACGTCAAGCCCGAGTACGCCGAGACCTTCCTCGACGAGATTGACTGGTACACCAAGGCCTGCCAGGCTGAGCCCGGCTGCATTGACTTCAAGTGGTTCCGCGATCCGGAAGACAAACAGCGCTTCCTCCTGCTCGAGTCCTACAAGGATGGCACCGACGTTGACCACGTCAACACCGAGCACTTCAAGCGTTCCTGCGAGGAGCTCCCGAAGTACCTGGTTGAGACCCCGGACATCATCAATACCCACATTGATGGAAAAACTGAGTGGGACAAGATGAGCGAGTTCTCCGTCGACTAA